The DNA sequence TTTTAGTCACCAGTAATGGGATAATTGAGTATTTTGGGGAAGCCAACGATTACCTACAACAAAACCAGCAATATATTGATTCTGAGCATATTAGCATTGAGCAACACAGCGGGCTGATTATTCCGGGCTTAATTGACAGCCACGTGCACTACCCTCAAGTAGAGATTATCGCCAGTTTTGGTAAACAGCTGTTAGATTGGCTAAATACCTATACTTTTCCCGCCGAACAACAGTTTGTGAATGCGGCTTATGCGCGCGGCCAGGCAGAATTTTTCATGAATCAGCTGTTTGCCCATGGCACCACCACCGCCAGCGTATACGCAACCGTTCACCCGCAATCGGTAAACAGTTTCTTTGACGTTGCCGAAGCCTATAACGCCCGAATGATTTGCGGCAAGGTATTAATGGACAGAAACTGCCCTGAAGCATTGCGGGACACCCCCGAGAGCGGCTACCGAGACAGTAAAAAATTAATCGAACGTTGGCACAAACAAGGCCGCCAACTTTACGCAATAACACCACGTTTTGCCCCAACTAGCAGTGAACAACAACTGGCTAAAGCGGGTCAATTGGCCAACGAACATCCCGATACCTATATTCAAACTCACCTGTCAGAAAACCCCAGTGAGGTGCAGTGGATTAATGAATTGTTCCCTGAGCATTCTGATTACTTAGCGGTCTATGAAGCCCATGACTTAGTCCGAGATAAAGCACTATTTGGTCATGGTATTCACCTTACCGATCGTGAATATATTGCCTTAAGTGAATCCGGCGCAGCCATCAGCTTTTGCCCTTCGTCAAACCTGTTCTTAGGCAGTGGCTTATTCAATTATCAACGCGCACAAGCCAATGGCGTGCCCATCGCATTGGCCAGTGACGTAGGCGGCGGTACGAGTTTAAGCATGTTTGCCAACCAAGCCGACGCCTATAAAGTTTGCCAGATGCAGCAAACCAGCTTGAGCCCGTTTGAGTCTTTATATTTATGTACCCAAGGGGCAGCCCACACCATGGGCATCGACCATCAAGTGGGCAACCTAAACATTGGCACCGAGGCCGACTTTATCGAGTTAGATCTAGCCGCAACCCCGATGCTAGCGCAACGCATTCAACGCAGCACAAATTTAAGCGAACAATTATTTGCCATCAATATGTTGGGTGACGACCGCGTCATTGCCAAAACCTATG is a window from the Agarivorans sp. TSD2052 genome containing:
- the guaD gene encoding guanine deaminase; its protein translation is MEKAGNALQIHRGKMLHFAKTTLNPSEHYSYIEDAILVTSNGIIEYFGEANDYLQQNQQYIDSEHISIEQHSGLIIPGLIDSHVHYPQVEIIASFGKQLLDWLNTYTFPAEQQFVNAAYARGQAEFFMNQLFAHGTTTASVYATVHPQSVNSFFDVAEAYNARMICGKVLMDRNCPEALRDTPESGYRDSKKLIERWHKQGRQLYAITPRFAPTSSEQQLAKAGQLANEHPDTYIQTHLSENPSEVQWINELFPEHSDYLAVYEAHDLVRDKALFGHGIHLTDREYIALSESGAAISFCPSSNLFLGSGLFNYQRAQANGVPIALASDVGGGTSLSMFANQADAYKVCQMQQTSLSPFESLYLCTQGAAHTMGIDHQVGNLNIGTEADFIELDLAATPMLAQRIQRSTNLSEQLFAINMLGDDRVIAKTYVAGQQVYQKGIELCGHSFTNG